In Actinomycetota bacterium, one DNA window encodes the following:
- a CDS encoding decaprenylphospho-beta-D-erythro-pentofuranosid-2-ulose 2-reductase, which translates to MRDGLGSMQSLLVLGGGSDIGLATARAMVADRTRTVVLAARKPERLEPAVHDLRGRGATRVEALEFDARDYERHPGFVDAVFERFGDLDVVLVAFGVLGDQEAAERDPQAALDVMATNFLGAVSVLIPVAGRMVQQGHGSIVVLSSVAGERARKSNFVYGASKAGLDAFAQGLGDRLAGTGVHVLVVRPGFVRTKMTAGRKPLPLSTTPQEVAGAVVQGLRRDAHTVWVPPALRVAMFGLRHLPRPVFRRIEV; encoded by the coding sequence ATGAGGGACGGCCTGGGATCGATGCAGTCGCTGCTGGTGCTGGGCGGCGGCTCGGACATCGGGCTGGCCACGGCCCGGGCCATGGTGGCGGACCGCACGCGCACCGTGGTCCTCGCGGCGCGGAAGCCCGAGCGCCTCGAGCCCGCCGTCCACGACCTTCGCGGCCGGGGGGCGACACGGGTGGAAGCGCTCGAGTTCGATGCCCGCGACTACGAGCGCCACCCGGGCTTCGTGGACGCGGTGTTCGAGCGTTTCGGCGACCTCGACGTGGTCCTGGTGGCGTTCGGGGTCCTGGGCGACCAGGAGGCGGCGGAGCGCGACCCCCAGGCCGCCCTGGACGTCATGGCCACCAACTTCCTGGGCGCGGTGTCGGTGCTGATTCCGGTGGCCGGCCGCATGGTGCAGCAGGGGCACGGCTCGATCGTGGTCCTGTCGTCCGTGGCGGGCGAGCGGGCCCGGAAGTCGAACTTCGTGTACGGGGCGTCCAAGGCCGGACTGGACGCGTTCGCCCAGGGCCTCGGGGACCGGCTTGCCGGGACTGGCGTGCACGTGCTGGTGGTCCGGCCCGGCTTCGTCCGCACCAAGATGACCGCCGGCCGTAAGCCTCTACCGCTCTCCACGACTCCGCAGGAGGTTGCCGGGGCCGTCGTCCAGGGCCTGCGGCGCGACGCGCACACGGTATGGGTGCCGCCGGCGCTCCGAGTCGCGATGTTCGGGCTCCGTCACCTTCCCCGGCCGGTGTTCCGGCGAATCGAGGTTTGA